In Macadamia integrifolia cultivar HAES 741 chromosome 5, SCU_Mint_v3, whole genome shotgun sequence, a single window of DNA contains:
- the LOC122080186 gene encoding uncharacterized protein LOC122080186, protein MWLDDMAGLISKINHSSMGPLPTCYSLTLKSLIKSILRENPEHRLSMGHILWKWISCFYQVGSTSKSKYNFPSYFFAATKEKIEIDVDAYLRWQYEGMLVDIEIMEKEDLDFGKDQGDTNKVPSQLLDNNGLYFSPVKQGILDRHSEGIQSDGIS, encoded by the exons ATGTGGTTGGATGATATGGCTGGACTGATAAGTAAGATAAACCATTCATCCATGGGTCCTTTACCTACATGCTATTCCTTAACATT GAAATCACTTATCAAGAGCATACTGAGGGAGAACCCAGAGCATCGGCTAAGT ATGGGACATATTTTATGGAAGTGGATCAGCTGCTTCTACCAG GTTGGGTCTACTTCAAAATCCAAGTAcaattttccttcttatttcttTGCTGCCACTAAG GAAAAGATTGAAATAGATGTTGACGCATATCTGAGGTGGCAATATGAAGGAATGCTTGTTGATATAGAAATTATGGAGAAAGAGGATCTTGATTTT GGAAAAGATCAAGGTGACACTAATAAGGTGCCTAGTCAACTCCTAGACAACAATGGTCTATATTTTTCTCCGGTGAAGCAGggg ATATTAGACAGGCACTCAGAAGGGATTCAATCAGATGGTATCTCATAA
- the LOC122080185 gene encoding uncharacterized protein LOC122080185, which translates to MNSEGGTRIQGVLVDGRCLFRAISHGACLRSGKEAPDETRERELADELRARMFKEIASAIGTSADDLKDSPIKCAGTPSTVMDLVVIGDKQCKLTEVGVSVGEEFQSAENVVSKGTTVKPDAVLGVTASMGHLDLSVAPPDSCDTVKGTCSELPIKAASETLLDITNSASTNHATVLHEEKTKIGMGPVLLESSNETVQERSSDTYAGRSSCINAKEYGNSSRDYVKASTLLPMDNSSQNQCQQNHS; encoded by the exons ATGAACAGTGAAGGAGGAACTCGAATTCAAG GGGTGCTTGTTGATGGTCGCTGCCTGTTTAGAGCCATAAGTCATGGTGCTTGCTTGAGAAGTGGGAAAGAAGCTCCTGATGAAACCCGTGAGAGAGAACTTGCTGATGAATTAAGAGCTCGA ATGTTCAAAGAAATTGCAAGTGCCATTGGCACTTCTGCAGATGACCTAAAAGATTCGCCGATAAAATGTGCTGGAACACCTTCAACAGTAATGGACCTGGTGGTAATTGGAGACAAACAATGCAAGTTGACTGAAGTTGGGGTTTCTGTTGGAGAGGAATTTCAAAGTGCAGAAAATGTTGTTTCGAAGGGAACAACTGTCAAGCCTGATGCAGTTTTAGGAGTTACGGCCTCCATGGGCCATTTGGACCTATCTGTAGCACCCCCTG ACTCATGTGATACAGTGAAGGGCACTTGCAGTGAACTACCTATTAAGGCTGCATCAGAAACTCTTTTGGACATAACAAACTCAGCTAGTACGAATCATGCTACTGTTTTGCATGAAGAAAAGACTAAAATAGGCATGGGTCCAGTGCTGTTGGAAAGCAGTAATGAGACAGTGCAGGAGAGATCGTCTGATACATATGCTGGTAGAAGTTCATGCATTAATGCCAAGGAATATGGAAATAGCAGTAGAGATTATGTGAAAGCTTCCACTCTGCTGCCAATGGACAATTCTTCACAGAATCAGTGTCAGCAG AACCATTCTTAA